The following are from one region of the Melaminivora suipulveris genome:
- a CDS encoding tyrosine-type recombinase/integrase, with protein MALTDTACRKASCPPDKRSIRLADEKALYLEVVPTGGKYWRLKYRYAGKEKRLALGTYPAVTLARARELCDEARRLLADGVDPGQRKREAKQAQKVDQATTFEAVALLWWEHWRHGKSERHAAYAMRRLQAHAFPALGALPVRTITARQLTQMAKAVEKAGAVDMAHRVLQMAGQVMRYAVANDLAERNPAADVKPGDTLKSRRKQNYARLEEKELPELLRKIEAYQGGPYTRLAMKLMCLTFVRTSELIGARWQDFDLEEREWRIPGRVDDAQGRKTYGMKKESRHIVPLAPQAVEVLLTLQTLANGRALLFPGERNHDKPMSNNTILKALERMGYKGRMTGHGFRGIASTVLHEQGFPHHAIELQLAHQERDEVSAAYNHAMYLKERRAMMNWWADHLDKLRRGADVVPLRARSA; from the coding sequence ATGGCCCTGACCGATACCGCATGCAGGAAGGCGAGCTGCCCGCCGGACAAGCGCAGCATCCGCCTGGCCGATGAAAAGGCCCTCTACCTGGAAGTGGTCCCGACCGGCGGCAAATACTGGCGCCTGAAGTACCGCTACGCCGGCAAGGAAAAGCGCCTGGCGTTGGGCACCTATCCTGCCGTGACCCTGGCCCGAGCGCGCGAGCTGTGCGACGAGGCGCGCCGGCTGCTGGCCGATGGCGTGGACCCTGGCCAGCGCAAGCGCGAGGCCAAGCAGGCGCAGAAGGTGGACCAAGCCACCACGTTCGAGGCCGTGGCGCTGCTGTGGTGGGAGCATTGGCGCCACGGGAAAAGCGAGCGGCACGCCGCCTATGCCATGCGCCGCCTGCAGGCGCACGCCTTCCCCGCGCTGGGCGCCTTGCCCGTGCGCACCATCACGGCCAGGCAGTTGACCCAGATGGCCAAGGCCGTGGAGAAGGCCGGCGCCGTGGATATGGCGCATCGCGTGCTGCAGATGGCCGGCCAGGTGATGCGCTACGCCGTCGCCAACGACCTGGCCGAGCGCAACCCGGCCGCCGACGTGAAACCCGGCGACACGCTCAAAAGCCGCAGGAAGCAGAACTACGCGCGCCTGGAGGAAAAGGAGCTGCCCGAGCTGCTGCGCAAGATCGAGGCTTACCAGGGTGGCCCCTACACGCGCCTGGCCATGAAACTCATGTGCCTGACCTTCGTTCGCACCAGCGAGCTGATCGGCGCCCGCTGGCAAGACTTCGACCTGGAGGAACGAGAGTGGCGCATCCCTGGCCGTGTGGACGATGCGCAGGGCCGCAAGACCTACGGCATGAAGAAGGAGAGCCGGCACATCGTGCCGCTGGCGCCGCAGGCGGTGGAGGTGCTGCTGACCCTGCAAACGCTGGCCAATGGCCGGGCGCTGCTGTTTCCTGGCGAGCGCAACCACGACAAGCCCATGAGCAACAACACGATCTTGAAGGCGCTGGAGCGCATGGGCTACAAGGGTCGAATGACCGGGCACGGGTTCCGGGGTATCGCTTCAACCGTCCTGCATGAACAGGGCTTCCCGCACCACGCCATCGAGCTGCAACTGGCGCACCAGGAGCGCGACGAAGTGAGCGCGGCATACAACCATGCGATGTACCTGAAGGAGCGGCGCGCCATGATGAACTGGTGGGCGGATCACCTGGATAAGCTGCGCCGCGGTGCTGACGTGGTGCCCCTGCGCGCGCGCAGCGCCTGA
- a CDS encoding SDR family oxidoreductase, translating to MPRKNSPDDADAAQRTARKQQQLQAQQDGADAEKKHGSKTGKDRQAKPAPGPGREEPAPPLPRQHLTKPGNQHEMELQPRTDAPAYEGSGKLRGKVALITGGDSGIGRAVAVLFAREGADVAIVYLNEHEDAKETCRLIEAEGGRSLALSGDVKDAAFCQRAVQQVVDRFGKLQVLVNNAAFQEHAASLEELSEERFDQTFRTNIYGYFHMAKAAMPHLGRGDAIVNTGSVTGLRGSKKLLDYSATKGAIHAFTKALAQNVADKGIRVNAVAPGPVWTPLNPADQPPEDIAKFGADTDLGRPAQPEEIAPAYVFLAAPSCSSYITGIVLPITGSAGDGA from the coding sequence ATGCCCCGCAAAAACTCCCCCGATGACGCAGATGCCGCCCAACGCACCGCCCGCAAGCAGCAACAGCTGCAGGCGCAGCAGGACGGCGCAGACGCTGAAAAGAAGCACGGATCAAAGACCGGGAAAGACCGGCAAGCCAAGCCCGCCCCCGGCCCCGGCCGCGAGGAACCCGCCCCGCCTCTTCCCCGGCAGCATCTCACCAAGCCTGGCAATCAGCACGAAATGGAGCTGCAGCCGCGCACCGACGCGCCCGCCTACGAAGGCAGCGGCAAGCTGCGCGGCAAGGTGGCGCTGATCACCGGCGGCGACTCGGGCATCGGCCGCGCGGTGGCGGTGCTGTTCGCGCGCGAGGGCGCCGATGTGGCCATCGTCTACCTCAACGAGCACGAAGACGCCAAGGAAACCTGCCGCCTGATCGAAGCTGAAGGCGGGCGCAGCCTCGCCTTGTCAGGCGACGTGAAGGACGCCGCCTTTTGCCAGCGCGCCGTCCAGCAGGTGGTAGACAGATTCGGCAAGCTGCAGGTGCTGGTGAACAACGCCGCCTTCCAGGAGCACGCGGCGTCGCTGGAGGAGTTGAGCGAGGAGCGGTTCGACCAGACCTTTCGCACCAACATCTATGGCTACTTTCATATGGCCAAGGCAGCCATGCCGCATCTGGGCCGGGGCGACGCCATCGTGAATACCGGCTCCGTCACCGGCTTGCGTGGCAGCAAGAAACTGCTGGACTACTCGGCCACCAAGGGCGCCATCCACGCCTTCACCAAAGCGTTGGCGCAGAACGTGGCCGACAAGGGTATTCGCGTGAACGCGGTGGCGCCGGGCCCGGTCTGGACGCCGCTCAATCCCGCGGACCAACCGCCGGAGGACATCGCCAAGTTCGGCGCCGATACGGATCTGGGGCGGCCGGCGCAACCCGAGGAAATCGCACCCGCCTACGTGTTTCTTGCGGCCCCCAGCTGCTCCAGCTACATCACCGGCATCGTCCTGCCCATCACCGGAAGCGCAGGCGACGGCGCCTGA
- a CDS encoding YfjI family protein, with protein MAISETFPPLTDFNDLAAAEGLEAVRQQVQGAMDEAAGADAAQLQPAAPAAPQWPDPILPGARRVPDIPATMLPGWLGEMAHAVAASTQTPPVLSVMCALSVLATVLQRRYAVAPFGDNYTEPLSLWTLSATPSGTRKSAVLTALQAPLVHWEKLLRDRMRDEIKAAARERIVAEKSIERLRVNAAKATDAKELATILAEMESKEKNMPDELRAPRLFSGDTTPERLQALLVEHGERMAVLSDEAGIFQVMAGLYNGGAANLDVFLQGHAGTPLRVDRAGRSAHVDQPALSFGLLLQPGVLADVASSRRFRDTGLLARFLFAIPRSNVGRRDVRAHVPIPAAVRQEYELNLFQLLEGMPAVGEVPAPEVLTLDDAAREIWLDMAQAIEDDQGEGGRYESISDWTSKLPGAVARIAALLELATTGLHARVVTHACMDDAINLAQLLIPHAQAAFALLGTDAVDVDAAAILRWAQAHGLAEFTKREAQKAQEGRFRSVERLQKALDRLEHQDVVKAFKRHNKGAPPSSCYAVNPKALSTPSSVSP; from the coding sequence ATGGCCATATCTGAGACCTTCCCGCCCCTGACGGACTTCAACGACCTGGCCGCAGCCGAAGGGCTGGAGGCGGTGCGCCAGCAGGTGCAGGGTGCGATGGATGAAGCGGCTGGCGCTGACGCGGCGCAGCTCCAGCCTGCAGCGCCAGCGGCGCCGCAATGGCCCGATCCCATCTTGCCGGGTGCCCGGCGCGTGCCCGACATTCCCGCCACCATGCTGCCGGGCTGGCTGGGCGAGATGGCCCATGCAGTGGCGGCAAGCACCCAAACGCCGCCAGTGCTGTCGGTGATGTGTGCCCTGTCTGTGCTGGCGACGGTACTGCAGCGCCGCTACGCAGTGGCGCCGTTCGGCGACAACTACACCGAGCCGCTGAGCCTGTGGACTTTGAGCGCTACTCCGAGCGGTACGCGCAAAAGTGCTGTTCTCACTGCCCTACAGGCGCCCCTGGTGCATTGGGAAAAGCTGCTACGGGACCGGATGCGGGACGAAATCAAAGCAGCCGCGCGAGAGCGCATCGTGGCCGAAAAAAGTATTGAGCGCTTGCGCGTCAATGCTGCCAAGGCGACCGATGCAAAGGAGCTGGCAACGATCCTTGCCGAGATGGAAAGCAAGGAAAAGAACATGCCGGACGAGCTGCGGGCGCCGCGACTGTTCTCAGGCGACACCACGCCCGAGCGATTGCAGGCGCTATTGGTGGAGCATGGGGAGCGCATGGCCGTGCTGAGCGACGAAGCTGGCATCTTCCAAGTCATGGCGGGCCTGTACAACGGCGGCGCGGCGAACCTGGACGTGTTCCTTCAAGGGCATGCAGGGACACCGTTGCGGGTGGATCGCGCTGGCCGCAGCGCACACGTTGACCAACCCGCCCTCAGCTTTGGCCTGCTGCTGCAGCCAGGCGTGCTGGCAGACGTGGCCAGCTCACGCAGGTTCCGCGACACCGGCCTTCTGGCGCGCTTTCTGTTCGCCATCCCCCGCAGCAACGTGGGGCGGCGCGACGTGCGCGCGCATGTGCCCATCCCGGCAGCTGTTCGCCAGGAGTACGAGCTCAACCTGTTCCAGTTGTTGGAAGGCATGCCAGCGGTCGGCGAAGTGCCAGCGCCGGAGGTGCTGACGCTGGACGATGCCGCGCGCGAAATATGGCTGGACATGGCGCAGGCAATTGAAGACGACCAGGGCGAGGGCGGGCGCTACGAATCCATCAGTGACTGGACCAGCAAGCTACCCGGTGCCGTGGCGCGGATCGCGGCGCTGCTGGAGTTGGCCACCACGGGACTGCATGCGCGTGTGGTCACCCACGCCTGCATGGATGACGCCATCAACCTGGCGCAGCTACTGATCCCACACGCGCAGGCCGCGTTTGCGCTGCTGGGGACTGACGCGGTTGATGTGGATGCGGCGGCGATTCTGCGATGGGCGCAGGCGCATGGGCTGGCCGAGTTCACCAAGCGCGAGGCGCAGAAGGCGCAGGAGGGGCGCTTTCGGAGCGTGGAGCGACTGCAGAAAGCACTGGACCGTCTCGAACACCAAGATGTGGTGAAGGCCTTCAAACGCCATAACAAGGGAGCGCCCCCCAGCAGCTGCTACGCGGTCAACCCTAAGGCTTTGTCGACACCGTCGAGTGTGTCGCCATAA
- a CDS encoding helix-turn-helix transcriptional regulator encodes MTKETTAPRALLRIEQVMERIQRGRSWIWAAVQRGEFPAPHRLSPRCTRWDSSAVERWIEQQLEKEST; translated from the coding sequence ATGACGAAAGAAACCACAGCGCCGCGCGCACTGCTGCGCATCGAACAGGTGATGGAGCGCATTCAGCGCGGCCGTTCGTGGATATGGGCTGCCGTGCAGCGCGGGGAGTTTCCTGCGCCGCATCGGCTGTCGCCACGCTGCACGCGCTGGGACAGCAGCGCCGTGGAGCGCTGGATTGAGCAACAGCTTGAGAAGGAGTCAACGTGA
- a CDS encoding KGG domain-containing protein: MPNNNPQGHNQYTSNDNNNSSNKSSNNQSNQSRQGSSNQSHQGSSNQSNQSGGRGFASMDPDRQREIAAEGGRAAHASGNAHEFDSKEAREAGAKSHGGHGSSSQGSNNSHSSSSNNSNASSSNNQSNSSNSGNTRGGSSEQHARAGAQSHKNDR; this comes from the coding sequence ATGCCCAACAACAACCCCCAGGGTCATAACCAGTACACCAGCAACGACAACAACAACAGCAGCAACAAGAGCAGCAACAACCAGAGCAACCAGTCCCGCCAGGGCAGCAGCAACCAGTCCCATCAAGGCAGCAGCAATCAGTCCAACCAGAGCGGCGGACGCGGCTTTGCGTCCATGGATCCTGATCGCCAGCGCGAGATTGCAGCCGAAGGTGGCCGCGCCGCACACGCTTCGGGCAATGCCCACGAGTTCGACTCGAAGGAAGCACGCGAGGCTGGTGCCAAGAGCCATGGTGGCCACGGTTCCTCATCGCAAGGCTCGAACAACAGCCACAGCTCCTCGAGCAACAACTCGAATGCCAGTTCGAGCAACAACCAGTCCAACAGCTCCAACTCCGGCAACACGCGTGGCGGCTCCAGCGAGCAGCATGCACGCGCCGGTGCGCAAAGCCACAAGAACGACCGGTGA
- a CDS encoding CHASE2 domain-containing protein: MREWLALSLGLLGLVSWLTVSGALHRLDLLAQDAAMRLRMLAPNPDIVLIAIDDASVEAIGRWPWRRALHAQAIAQISAQSPRALGLDILFGEPDADYPGDDALLARAIASAGNVVLPVAQRAIHASGGAADAPLPLLRQAAAQLGHVQVQVDPDGAVRHLFAREGPAGGPWPHLSVAMLCAAGTQQPACRGNAAPASGAWLREDLRGTVFTAGRPPFARYSYVDVLKGQLPAGALRGKYVLVGASAVGLGDMFAAPVASRGGRVAGVELLAHALNAELAGAHLRPAGPAVNVLFNLLPVVAALLSLVLLGPLAGLMGCAALALASVLLATLGAPLLGWELSAAPALAGIALAYPLWSWRRLSTAARFLQLQMQALQAQVPLAPQPDGPMVRYGDALERRIAAVEEASGRLQRLHHFVSESLRHLPSPTLVCDAAGRVLLANSAAAQHLALAEEALPGRHIGQLLGDLTEPQTGKALFEPHTAALGLQRPRQEARDARGRDLLVLCQVHGRKAAALGLITLVDLSAIRQAQRQRDQALNFISHDIRAPAASILTLLEMQREFPAQLAPAQLLARIERHAQAALSMAQGFVQLASAQADSYQRAPFDLVALLHEVVDGAWEAAQGCDVRVSLECPHVEALFEGDRNLILRAVGNVLGNALKFSPRGGIAHCTLQRHGDRWRIGVRDEGPGIAPELRARVFEPFMSGGAAGVQAGARRVGGVGLGLAFVDTVVRRHGGSIELESEPGQGAHFMLLLPAARTADDRHA; this comes from the coding sequence TTGCGCGAATGGCTGGCGCTGTCGCTGGGATTGCTAGGCCTGGTGAGCTGGCTCACCGTCAGCGGCGCGCTGCACCGGCTGGACCTGCTGGCGCAGGACGCCGCCATGCGCCTGCGCATGCTCGCGCCCAACCCGGACATCGTGCTCATCGCCATCGATGACGCCAGCGTCGAGGCCATCGGCCGCTGGCCGTGGCGCCGCGCGCTGCACGCCCAGGCCATCGCCCAGATCTCCGCCCAGTCGCCTCGGGCCCTGGGGCTGGACATTCTGTTCGGCGAACCGGATGCCGACTATCCGGGCGACGACGCGCTGCTGGCGCGCGCCATCGCCAGCGCCGGCAACGTCGTGCTGCCGGTGGCGCAGCGCGCCATCCACGCCTCCGGCGGTGCTGCGGATGCGCCCCTGCCGCTGCTGCGCCAGGCGGCCGCGCAGCTGGGCCACGTACAGGTGCAGGTGGACCCGGACGGCGCCGTGCGCCACCTCTTTGCGCGCGAAGGACCGGCGGGCGGGCCCTGGCCACACCTGAGCGTGGCCATGTTGTGCGCGGCCGGCACGCAGCAGCCGGCCTGCCGCGGCAACGCGGCACCGGCGAGCGGCGCGTGGCTGCGAGAGGATTTGCGGGGCACCGTCTTCACCGCGGGCCGGCCGCCCTTTGCGCGCTACTCCTATGTCGACGTGCTCAAGGGGCAGCTGCCCGCCGGCGCATTGCGCGGCAAGTACGTGCTGGTGGGGGCCAGCGCCGTCGGCCTGGGCGACATGTTCGCCGCCCCGGTCGCGTCCAGGGGCGGGCGCGTAGCCGGGGTGGAGCTGCTGGCCCACGCGCTGAACGCCGAACTGGCTGGCGCCCACCTGCGCCCGGCCGGGCCGGCGGTCAACGTGCTGTTCAATTTGCTGCCCGTGGTCGCCGCCTTGCTGAGCCTGGTGCTGCTGGGCCCGCTGGCCGGACTGATGGGCTGCGCGGCGCTGGCCCTGGCCAGCGTGCTGCTGGCGACGCTGGGCGCCCCGCTGCTGGGCTGGGAGCTGTCTGCCGCGCCGGCGCTGGCCGGCATCGCGCTGGCCTACCCGCTGTGGAGCTGGCGCCGCCTGAGCACGGCGGCGCGGTTCCTGCAGCTGCAGATGCAGGCGCTGCAGGCCCAGGTGCCGCTGGCGCCGCAGCCCGATGGACCGATGGTGCGCTACGGCGACGCGCTGGAGCGCCGCATCGCGGCGGTGGAGGAGGCCTCGGGCCGCCTGCAGCGGCTGCACCATTTCGTCAGCGAGAGCCTGCGCCATCTGCCCTCGCCGACGCTGGTGTGCGACGCGGCGGGCCGGGTGCTGCTGGCCAATTCCGCCGCCGCCCAGCACCTCGCCCTGGCCGAGGAGGCGCTGCCCGGCCGGCACATCGGCCAGCTGCTGGGCGATCTGACCGAGCCGCAGACGGGCAAGGCGCTGTTCGAGCCGCACACCGCGGCGCTCGGCCTGCAGCGCCCGCGCCAGGAGGCGCGCGACGCGCGCGGGCGCGATCTGCTGGTGCTGTGCCAGGTGCATGGGCGCAAAGCGGCCGCCCTGGGGCTGATCACGTTGGTGGACCTGTCGGCCATCCGCCAGGCGCAGCGCCAGCGCGACCAGGCGCTGAACTTCATCTCCCACGACATCCGCGCGCCCGCGGCCTCCATCCTCACGCTGCTGGAGATGCAGCGCGAGTTCCCGGCGCAGCTGGCGCCGGCGCAGCTGCTGGCGCGCATCGAGCGCCACGCGCAGGCGGCGCTGTCCATGGCGCAGGGCTTCGTGCAGTTGGCCAGCGCGCAGGCCGACAGCTATCAGCGCGCTCCCTTCGACCTGGTGGCGCTGCTGCACGAAGTGGTGGACGGAGCCTGGGAAGCGGCGCAGGGGTGCGACGTGCGCGTATCGCTCGAATGTCCGCATGTCGAGGCGCTGTTCGAGGGCGACCGCAACCTGATTCTGCGCGCCGTCGGCAACGTGCTGGGCAATGCCCTCAAGTTCAGCCCGAGGGGCGGCATCGCGCATTGCACGCTGCAGCGGCACGGCGATCGCTGGCGCATCGGCGTGCGCGACGAGGGCCCAGGCATCGCGCCCGAACTGCGCGCGCGCGTGTTCGAACCCTTCATGAGCGGCGGTGCGGCCGGCGTGCAGGCCGGCGCCCGGCGCGTGGGCGGCGTGGGGCTGGGCCTGGCGTTCGTGGATACCGTCGTGCGGCGGCACGGCGGCAGCATCGAGCTGGAGAGCGAGCCGGGGCAGGGAGCGCATTTCATGCTGCTGCTGCCAGCGGCGCGCACAGCGGACGACAGACACGCCTGA
- a CDS encoding Mu-like prophage major head subunit gpT family protein — MTTLHRTLQIELAGAPADDDAPLPAVIATDSPVSRDGLAEILDCTAAGVDLSRAPLPLIVAHDARRLAVGVVDNIQPAGRVVRALVRFGSSAEARAIRADVVAGIHRSLSVGYSHLDNGTPTEGGIVYRWQPHEVSLVPVPADPAAGFFRSRNQPETTTMNQDTEELMTRAEIDGEINALCKQYGTPDLARGLVSSGASLDDTKAAILHERAMRDRTGPQHRPAPMDHFMLPDTSRLPLGALTRARQADDERQLIADSLAARMGVRSDRPVLHGLAVVDLARRALELSGTEVRPAWNRSQIIERAMGMHTTSDFPQLLGTAAHRVLHDGYDVAPPALKSVARLVSARDFRERTTVRLSGASLERVNEHGEYKAGAITEAAAGWKLQTYGRIFAVTRQALVNDDLDALGGLLRQFGQAAAQREADELVDALLNPVQIDGKDVFSTARGTQITPKLSAAGLAAAVLALRTQKDADGRPLSQQPGTLIVPAALEMTALQLVATINATEAKNVQPYRLSVQVEPRLDDASTTAWFLVATNQSALEYGYLDGQAGPQVTTREGFEVDGLEVKASMDFGCGFVAPHGWVKSTGTTT; from the coding sequence ATGACCACGCTGCACCGCACGCTGCAGATCGAGCTGGCCGGCGCGCCAGCCGATGACGATGCACCGCTGCCGGCCGTCATCGCCACCGACTCGCCTGTCAGCCGCGATGGCCTGGCGGAAATCCTGGACTGCACCGCCGCCGGCGTGGACTTGTCCCGCGCTCCGCTGCCGCTGATCGTCGCGCACGACGCGCGCCGCCTGGCCGTGGGCGTGGTGGACAACATCCAGCCGGCCGGCCGCGTGGTGCGCGCCCTGGTGCGCTTTGGCAGCAGTGCCGAGGCCCGCGCCATCCGCGCCGATGTGGTGGCCGGCATCCATCGCTCCCTGTCCGTGGGCTACTCGCACCTGGACAACGGCACGCCGACCGAGGGCGGCATCGTGTACCGCTGGCAGCCGCACGAGGTGTCGCTGGTGCCGGTGCCGGCTGATCCCGCTGCGGGGTTCTTTCGCAGCCGCAACCAACCCGAGACAACGACCATGAATCAAGACACCGAAGAGCTGATGACCCGCGCCGAGATCGACGGCGAGATCAACGCCCTATGCAAGCAGTACGGCACGCCAGACCTGGCGCGCGGCCTGGTCAGCAGCGGCGCCAGCCTGGACGACACCAAGGCCGCCATCCTGCACGAGCGCGCCATGCGTGACCGCACCGGCCCGCAGCACCGCCCCGCGCCCATGGATCACTTCATGCTGCCCGACACCAGCCGTCTGCCCCTGGGCGCCCTGACCCGCGCCCGCCAGGCCGACGATGAGCGCCAGCTGATCGCCGACAGCCTGGCCGCCCGCATGGGCGTGCGCAGTGATCGCCCGGTGCTGCACGGCCTGGCCGTGGTGGATCTGGCGCGGCGCGCGCTCGAGCTGTCCGGCACCGAAGTGCGCCCGGCCTGGAACCGTTCGCAGATCATCGAGCGCGCCATGGGCATGCACACGACCAGCGACTTTCCGCAGCTGCTGGGTACCGCCGCGCACCGCGTGCTGCACGACGGCTACGACGTGGCGCCCCCGGCCCTGAAATCGGTGGCCCGCCTGGTCAGTGCGCGCGACTTCCGCGAGCGCACCACGGTGCGCCTGTCCGGCGCATCGCTCGAGCGCGTCAACGAGCACGGCGAGTACAAGGCCGGCGCCATCACCGAGGCCGCCGCCGGCTGGAAGCTGCAGACCTACGGGCGCATCTTCGCCGTCACACGCCAGGCGCTGGTCAATGACGACCTGGACGCGCTGGGCGGGCTGCTGCGCCAGTTCGGCCAGGCCGCCGCGCAGCGCGAAGCCGACGAGCTGGTCGATGCGCTGCTGAACCCCGTGCAGATCGACGGCAAAGACGTGTTCAGCACCGCACGCGGCACGCAGATTACGCCGAAGCTGTCCGCCGCTGGCCTGGCCGCCGCTGTCCTGGCGCTGCGCACGCAAAAGGACGCCGATGGCCGGCCGCTATCGCAACAACCTGGAACGCTGATCGTGCCGGCGGCGCTGGAGATGACCGCGCTGCAGCTGGTGGCCACCATCAACGCCACCGAGGCCAAAAACGTGCAGCCGTACCGCTTGAGCGTGCAGGTAGAGCCGCGCCTGGACGACGCCAGCACCACGGCCTGGTTCCTGGTGGCGACCAACCAGAGCGCCCTGGAGTACGGCTACCTGGACGGCCAGGCCGGCCCGCAAGTGACCACGCGCGAGGGCTTCGAGGTCGATGGCCTGGAGGTCAAGGCTTCCATGGACTTTGGCTGTGGCTTCGTCGCCCCGCATGGCTGGGTGAAGTCCACCGGCACCACGACCTGA
- a CDS encoding toprim domain-containing protein, whose amino-acid sequence MTAQEKAAGVVQTPEAADQKASRVIIASRGARVEPFEPPAFPAAGSLEAATQALLRAIVARGLEPAKLLDLIADGRLHRYRIQGDKAGSKNGWYVLHEHPVPAGAFGSWKTGETHTWRQEWVKPPTPREREQLRRQLQAAQAARDAEREAVQAQAREKATRLWERAKPATNGHPYLERKRVPAIGLRLLRDMLLVAARDAAGTLHTLQFIGPDGAKRFLTGGRMAGCYFAMGRPDGALLLCEGYATGATLHQATGHAVAVAFNCGNLPTVARALRAKFPALRIAVCADDDARTPGNPGLTRAQEAARAVGGVVIAPRFTGGAHGHI is encoded by the coding sequence ATGACCGCACAAGAAAAAGCCGCCGGGGTGGTGCAAACACCCGAGGCGGCAGATCAAAAAGCAAGCCGTGTGATTATCGCCAGCAGGGGCGCGCGTGTCGAGCCTTTCGAGCCACCGGCGTTTCCTGCCGCTGGGAGCCTGGAGGCTGCCACCCAGGCATTGCTGCGCGCCATCGTCGCGCGGGGCCTGGAGCCGGCCAAGCTGCTGGACCTGATCGCCGATGGCCGGCTGCATCGCTATCGCATCCAGGGCGACAAGGCGGGCAGCAAAAACGGCTGGTACGTGCTGCACGAGCACCCGGTGCCGGCCGGTGCCTTTGGCAGCTGGAAGACCGGCGAGACACACACCTGGCGCCAGGAGTGGGTGAAGCCGCCGACCCCGCGCGAGCGCGAGCAGCTGCGCCGCCAGCTGCAAGCCGCGCAGGCCGCCCGCGATGCCGAGCGCGAGGCCGTGCAGGCGCAGGCGCGCGAGAAGGCCACGCGGCTGTGGGAGCGCGCCAAGCCGGCCACGAATGGCCATCCCTACCTGGAGCGCAAGCGCGTCCCCGCCATCGGCCTGCGGCTGCTGCGCGACATGCTGCTGGTGGCAGCGCGCGATGCCGCCGGCACGCTGCACACGCTGCAGTTCATTGGCCCCGACGGGGCCAAGCGCTTTCTGACGGGCGGGCGCATGGCCGGCTGCTACTTCGCCATGGGCCGGCCCGATGGCGCGCTGCTGCTGTGTGAGGGCTACGCGACAGGCGCCACGCTGCACCAGGCCACCGGGCACGCGGTGGCGGTGGCGTTCAACTGCGGCAACCTGCCGACGGTGGCGCGCGCACTGCGCGCCAAGTTTCCCGCCCTGCGCATCGCCGTGTGCGCCGACGACGACGCGCGCACGCCGGGCAATCCGGGCCTGACGCGCGCGCAGGAAGCGGCGCGGGCCGTGGGTGGCGTAGTCATTGCGCCGCGCTTCACAGGAGGCGCCCATGGCCATATCTGA